In one window of Zhihengliuella sp. ISTPL4 DNA:
- a CDS encoding GNAT family N-acetyltransferase yields the protein MALIDARGIPADQTSVDRLAGQDLDYRVLDTADATRLTAFQRAMARGFLGAEPSAAVREEGAETVRSRRNIGVYEHDAPADRLPVATIDSWVTPLTVPGGEIGMWAISGVTVAGTHRRRGIARALLEGELRAAADAGLPLAGLTVSEATIYGRYGFGSAIPVSRFTVDVRRAGWAGPVPGGHVEYLEREELAAELGEVHERARTARSGQVPGWTARWAGLSGLATSDTDRDRVRGIRYRDDSGRVRGVMAFHLTERGDTFRFSLHVRLLIGETAEATAALWRFALQHDLVDEVTADLRPLDDALPWLVVDPRGVRQEVHDHGWLRVLDVRAALTARTYAAPLDTALRVEDPLGFATGTWRLRVDSDGRAHIDEVADAEADLALDVSALSSIYAGGVRGAALHGAGRITGAASAVEALDRAFVAFPAPSLDIWY from the coding sequence ATGGCCCTCATCGATGCGCGCGGGATCCCCGCTGACCAGACCTCCGTCGACCGGCTCGCGGGGCAGGACCTCGACTATCGCGTCCTGGACACGGCGGACGCCACCCGCCTGACCGCCTTCCAACGGGCCATGGCCCGAGGATTCCTCGGCGCGGAACCGTCGGCCGCCGTCCGGGAGGAGGGCGCCGAGACCGTGCGGAGCCGCCGCAACATCGGCGTGTACGAACACGACGCTCCGGCGGACCGCCTGCCCGTCGCGACCATCGACTCCTGGGTGACTCCGCTCACGGTCCCGGGCGGAGAGATCGGCATGTGGGCGATCAGCGGGGTCACCGTTGCCGGCACGCATCGTCGCCGTGGCATCGCGCGAGCCCTGCTGGAGGGCGAGCTCCGTGCAGCCGCCGACGCCGGTCTCCCCCTCGCGGGCCTCACGGTGTCCGAGGCCACCATCTACGGGCGGTACGGCTTCGGCTCCGCCATCCCGGTGTCGCGGTTCACGGTCGACGTCCGTCGCGCGGGATGGGCGGGCCCCGTGCCCGGCGGGCACGTCGAGTACCTCGAGCGCGAGGAGCTCGCCGCCGAGCTGGGGGAGGTGCACGAACGCGCCCGCACCGCGCGGTCGGGCCAGGTCCCCGGGTGGACGGCCCGCTGGGCAGGACTCAGCGGACTCGCGACGAGCGACACGGACCGGGATCGGGTGCGCGGCATCCGGTACCGCGACGACTCCGGGCGGGTGCGCGGCGTGATGGCCTTCCACCTCACCGAGCGCGGCGACACCTTCCGCTTCTCGCTGCACGTCCGGCTGCTCATCGGCGAGACCGCGGAGGCGACGGCCGCGCTGTGGCGGTTCGCCCTGCAGCACGATCTCGTCGACGAGGTCACGGCCGACCTCCGTCCCCTCGACGACGCGCTGCCGTGGCTCGTCGTCGACCCGCGTGGGGTCAGGCAGGAGGTGCACGACCACGGCTGGCTGCGGGTGCTCGACGTCCGTGCCGCGCTCACGGCCCGGACCTACGCCGCACCGCTGGACACCGCGCTCCGCGTCGAGGACCCGCTCGGCTTCGCCACCGGCACGTGGCGGCTGCGTGTCGATTCCGACGGCAGGGCGCACATCGACGAGGTCGCTGACGCCGAGGCGGACCTCGCGCTCGACGTCTCCGCCCTGTCGTCGATCTACGCGGGCGGCGTCCGCGGGGCGGCGCTGCACGGAGCGGGGCGGATCACCGGCGCCGCTTCCGCGGTCGAGGCGCTGGATCGGGCGTTCGTCGCTTTCCCCGCGCCGTCCCTCGACATCTGGTACTGA
- a CDS encoding zf-HC2 domain-containing protein has translation MSDCGCDKARQDLEEYLRNEVCKTEHAEIREHLENCPACRDEALVATTLTEVIARACKETAPEELRDQVFARLREVQAAQH, from the coding sequence ATGAGCGACTGCGGCTGCGACAAGGCCCGTCAGGATCTGGAGGAGTACCTCCGCAACGAGGTGTGCAAGACCGAGCACGCCGAGATCCGCGAGCACCTGGAGAACTGCCCGGCGTGCCGGGACGAGGCTCTGGTGGCGACGACCCTCACCGAGGTCATCGCCCGCGCCTGCAAGGAGACCGCTCCGGAGGAGCTGCGCGACCAGGTGTTCGCCCGCCTGCGTGAGGTCCAGGCCGCACAGCACTGA
- a CDS encoding multifunctional oxoglutarate decarboxylase/oxoglutarate dehydrogenase thiamine pyrophosphate-binding subunit/dihydrolipoyllysine-residue succinyltransferase subunit, whose product MSNQVTGVGGDGGFGANSWLVEELYEQFKENRDSVDKEWWPILEKYHSEATAAGGSASSATTTAPAHPVTAPIPVIGAQPIARTTAKPAAAAPIPAQAPKPKQESKETQEPSEEDKITPLRGLPKTLAANMDESLTVPTATSVRTVPAKLMIDNRIVINNHMARTRGGKVSFTHLIGWALIRTLDEFRSQNVFYAEIDGKPSVVAPAHVNLGIAIDLPKPDGTRALMVPSIKRADTMTFTEYLSAYEDLVTRARSNKLTAADFQGTTVSLTNPGGIGTVHSVPRLMKGQGCIIGAGALEYPAEFQGASEKTLNELAIGKTITLTSTYDHRVIQGAGSGEFLKKVHELLIGQRGFYDDIFAALRIPYAPIRWNPDIAVDLAERVDKQSRVQELINSFRVRGHLMADIDPLEYRQRSHPDLEIESHGLTFWDLDREFVTGGFGGRRVAKLRDILGVLRDSYCRTLGIEYMHIQDPEQRRWFQEKVEVKYQKPGHDEQLRVLRKLNEAEAFETFLQTKFVGQKRFSLEGGESLIPLLDEILQGAATAGLEGAAIGMAHRGRLNVLTNIAGKTYGQVFREFEGTQTPGNQRGSGDVKYHLGTEGTFVADDGSPLPVYLAANPSHLETVDGVLEGIVRAKQDRKPIGTFAWLPILVHGDAAFAGQGVVVETLQMSQLRGYRTGGTIHVVVNNQVGFTTTPSDARTSVYATDVAKTIQAPVFHVNGDDPEAVIHVAQLAFEYRERFHRDVVIDLVCYRRRGHNEGDDPSMTQPLMTDLIQAKRSVRRLYTESLVGRGDITEEEYDEAKADFQNRLEIAFAETHAAETGATPVAPEEAPQVEDQVGAPEVTGVPAEVIRLIGDAFVNKPEGFTVHPKIQQLLEKRLDMSRNGNIDWGFGELLAFGSLLVEGTPVRLAGQDSRRGTFVQRHAALHDRANGQEWLPLSNLSDAQGRFFVYDSLLSEYAALGFEYGYSVEAPEALVLWEAQFGDFVNGAQSVIDEYISAAEQKWGQQSSVTLLLPHGYEGQGPDHSSARIERFLQLCAQDNMIVARPSTPASHFHLLRRQAYARPRKPLIVFTPKAMLRLRGATSPVEAFTSGRFEPVLDDDRGLDRSAVKRVLVHSGKVHWDLRAELEKNPNPEIALVRLEQLYPTPIDELKKITDSYPNAELVWVQEEPENQGAWPFLALAFADVPGDRSFRPVSRPASASPATGSSKVHATEQAALIRAAVTLG is encoded by the coding sequence GTGTCGAACCAGGTGACCGGCGTCGGTGGCGACGGGGGGTTCGGAGCCAATTCCTGGCTCGTCGAAGAGCTCTACGAGCAGTTCAAGGAGAACCGCGACTCGGTCGACAAGGAGTGGTGGCCCATTCTGGAGAAGTATCACTCCGAGGCCACCGCCGCCGGAGGCTCCGCCTCTTCCGCGACGACCACGGCCCCGGCCCACCCGGTGACCGCCCCGATCCCCGTCATCGGCGCTCAGCCGATCGCCCGCACCACCGCGAAGCCCGCGGCAGCCGCCCCGATCCCCGCCCAGGCGCCGAAGCCGAAGCAGGAGTCCAAGGAGACCCAGGAGCCGTCCGAAGAGGACAAGATCACTCCGCTCCGCGGCCTGCCGAAGACCCTCGCCGCCAACATGGACGAGTCGCTCACCGTCCCCACCGCGACGAGCGTCCGCACCGTCCCGGCGAAGCTGATGATCGACAATCGCATCGTCATCAACAACCACATGGCCCGCACCCGCGGCGGCAAGGTCAGTTTCACGCACCTCATCGGCTGGGCGCTCATCCGCACCCTCGACGAGTTCCGCAGCCAGAACGTCTTCTATGCCGAGATCGACGGCAAGCCCTCCGTCGTCGCTCCCGCGCACGTCAACCTCGGCATCGCGATCGACCTGCCGAAGCCGGACGGCACCCGTGCCCTCATGGTCCCGAGCATCAAGCGCGCCGACACCATGACCTTCACCGAGTACCTCTCCGCCTACGAAGACCTCGTCACGCGGGCACGCTCCAATAAACTCACCGCCGCCGACTTCCAGGGCACCACGGTCTCGCTGACCAACCCCGGCGGCATCGGCACGGTGCACTCGGTCCCGCGTCTCATGAAGGGCCAGGGGTGCATCATCGGCGCCGGCGCCCTCGAGTACCCGGCCGAGTTCCAGGGCGCGAGCGAGAAGACGCTGAACGAGCTCGCGATCGGCAAGACCATCACGCTCACGAGCACCTACGACCACCGCGTCATCCAGGGCGCCGGCTCCGGCGAGTTCCTGAAGAAGGTGCACGAGCTGCTGATCGGCCAGCGCGGCTTCTACGACGACATCTTCGCGGCGCTGCGCATCCCCTACGCGCCCATCCGGTGGAACCCCGACATCGCGGTCGACCTCGCCGAGCGCGTCGACAAGCAGTCGCGCGTGCAGGAGCTCATCAACTCCTTCCGCGTGCGCGGCCACCTCATGGCCGACATCGACCCGCTCGAGTACCGGCAGCGCTCCCACCCCGACCTGGAGATCGAGAGCCACGGCCTGACGTTCTGGGACCTCGACCGCGAGTTCGTCACCGGCGGTTTCGGCGGACGCCGCGTCGCCAAGCTCCGCGACATCCTCGGCGTGCTGCGCGACTCGTACTGCCGCACCCTCGGCATCGAGTACATGCACATCCAGGATCCGGAGCAGCGCCGCTGGTTCCAGGAGAAGGTCGAGGTCAAGTACCAGAAGCCGGGCCACGACGAGCAGTTGCGCGTGCTGCGCAAGCTCAACGAGGCCGAGGCTTTCGAGACCTTCCTGCAGACGAAGTTCGTCGGACAGAAGCGCTTCTCCCTCGAAGGCGGCGAGTCGCTGATCCCGCTCCTCGACGAGATCCTCCAGGGCGCGGCCACGGCCGGGCTCGAGGGCGCTGCGATCGGCATGGCCCACCGCGGCCGCCTCAACGTGCTCACCAACATCGCCGGGAAGACGTACGGCCAGGTCTTCCGCGAGTTCGAGGGTACGCAGACCCCGGGCAACCAGCGCGGCTCCGGCGACGTCAAGTACCACCTGGGTACGGAGGGCACGTTCGTCGCCGACGACGGCTCCCCCCTGCCGGTCTACCTCGCCGCCAACCCCTCGCACCTGGAGACGGTGGACGGCGTGCTCGAAGGCATCGTCCGCGCGAAGCAGGACCGCAAGCCCATCGGCACCTTCGCCTGGTTGCCGATCCTCGTCCACGGCGACGCGGCCTTCGCCGGCCAGGGCGTCGTCGTCGAGACACTGCAGATGTCGCAGCTGCGCGGCTACCGCACCGGCGGAACCATCCACGTGGTCGTCAACAACCAGGTCGGCTTCACCACGACGCCGAGCGACGCCCGCACCTCCGTCTACGCCACCGACGTGGCCAAGACGATCCAGGCACCGGTCTTCCACGTGAACGGCGACGACCCCGAGGCCGTCATCCACGTCGCCCAGCTCGCGTTCGAGTACCGCGAGCGCTTCCACCGCGACGTGGTGATCGACCTCGTCTGCTACCGCCGACGCGGCCACAACGAGGGCGACGACCCCTCGATGACGCAGCCGCTGATGACCGACCTCATCCAGGCCAAGCGCTCCGTCCGCCGCCTGTACACGGAGTCGCTCGTCGGCCGCGGCGACATCACCGAGGAGGAGTACGACGAGGCCAAGGCCGACTTCCAGAACCGCCTGGAGATCGCCTTCGCCGAGACGCACGCCGCCGAGACCGGTGCCACCCCGGTCGCTCCGGAGGAGGCCCCGCAGGTCGAGGACCAGGTCGGCGCCCCCGAGGTCACCGGTGTCCCCGCCGAGGTCATCCGCCTCATCGGTGACGCGTTCGTGAACAAGCCCGAGGGCTTCACGGTGCACCCGAAGATCCAGCAGCTGCTGGAGAAGCGTCTCGACATGAGCCGCAACGGGAACATCGACTGGGGCTTCGGCGAGCTGCTCGCCTTCGGTTCGCTCCTGGTCGAGGGCACCCCGGTGCGCCTCGCCGGTCAGGACTCGCGCCGAGGGACGTTCGTGCAGCGCCACGCCGCCCTCCACGACCGGGCGAACGGGCAGGAGTGGCTGCCGCTGTCGAACCTGTCCGACGCGCAGGGCCGCTTCTTCGTCTACGACTCGCTGCTCAGCGAGTACGCGGCGCTCGGCTTCGAGTACGGCTACTCCGTCGAGGCTCCGGAAGCCCTGGTGCTGTGGGAGGCGCAGTTCGGCGACTTCGTCAACGGCGCGCAGTCGGTCATCGACGAGTACATCTCCGCCGCGGAGCAGAAGTGGGGCCAGCAGTCCAGCGTCACCCTCCTGCTCCCCCACGGCTACGAGGGCCAGGGACCTGACCACTCCTCGGCGCGCATCGAACGGTTCCTGCAGCTCTGCGCGCAGGACAACATGATCGTCGCGCGCCCGTCGACCCCGGCCTCGCACTTCCACCTGCTGCGTCGTCAGGCCTACGCCCGCCCGCGCAAGCCGCTGATCGTGTTCACGCCGAAGGCGATGCTGCGCCTGCGCGGTGCGACCAGCCCGGTGGAGGCGTTCACGAGCGGCCGGTTCGAGCCGGTCCTCGACGACGACCGCGGTCTCGACCGTTCCGCCGTGAAGCGCGTCCTCGTGCACAGCGGCAAGGTGCACTGGGATCTCCGCGCCGAGCTGGAGAAGAACCCGAACCCGGAGATCGCGCTGGTGCGTCTGGAGCAGCTCTACCCGACCCCGATCGACGAGCTGAAGAAGATCACCGACTCGTACCCGAATGCCGAACTCGTGTGGGTTCAGGAGGAGCCGGAGAACCAGGGCGCCTGGCCGTTCCTCGCACTGGCCTTCGCAGACGTCCCCGGCGACCGTTCGTTCCGACCGGTCTCGCGTCCCGCCTCGGCTTCGCCGGCGACGGGATCGTCCAAGGTGCACGCCACCGAGCAGGCCGCTCTGATCCGCGCAGCGGTCACCCTCGGCTGA